In Halalkalicoccus subterraneus, one DNA window encodes the following:
- a CDS encoding IclR family transcriptional regulator, with the protein MHAKDSKTIKSLERSFSILEYIVTNGAKGVNELAEELDYSPSTVHAHLTTLHQLGYLIMVDGKYNLSNRFLYFARHGQKRVEGLDRIKTNVRRLAEETNERVQFMVEEQGRGIYIDKAEGVHGAPNNTSLGKPRYLHICASGKAILAHLPEERRTEIIDHWGLPQQTENTITDEKTLASELETIREDGIATNNGETVAGLIAVGAPILSVDDQVIGAISISGPAHRIATDGEVNEEYRDKLLGAIEDIALNLKYT; encoded by the coding sequence ATGCACGCGAAGGACAGCAAGACGATCAAGTCTCTTGAACGGTCGTTCTCCATACTAGAATATATTGTAACGAACGGTGCCAAGGGAGTAAACGAACTCGCAGAGGAACTCGATTATTCACCGAGTACAGTTCACGCCCATCTAACGACCCTCCACCAACTCGGGTATCTCATTATGGTTGACGGGAAATATAATCTCTCGAATCGATTTCTATATTTTGCGAGACATGGGCAGAAGAGAGTAGAGGGCCTTGATCGTATCAAGACAAACGTTAGGCGATTAGCTGAGGAGACGAATGAGCGTGTCCAGTTCATGGTCGAGGAACAGGGGCGTGGAATCTACATCGATAAAGCTGAAGGCGTCCATGGAGCGCCGAACAATACGTCCCTTGGAAAACCTCGATACCTCCATATATGCGCTTCAGGGAAAGCGATATTAGCACATCTTCCAGAAGAGCGTCGAACCGAGATTATTGATCACTGGGGCCTCCCACAGCAGACGGAGAATACCATTACAGACGAAAAAACACTCGCATCAGAATTGGAAACGATACGAGAAGATGGGATTGCAACGAATAACGGTGAAACCGTAGCCGGATTAATAGCTGTCGGTGCACCAATTCTATCGGTTGATGATCAAGTAATCGGGGCTATTAGTATCTCTGGGCCAGCTCATAGAATCGCGACTGATGGTGAGGTAAACGAGGAATATCGTGACAAATTACTGGGGGCGATCGAAGATATTGCACTCAATCTCAAATATACGTGA